In the Salvia miltiorrhiza cultivar Shanhuang (shh) chromosome 8, IMPLAD_Smil_shh, whole genome shotgun sequence genome, tgacaatcgtaagccgcgaaagttggttgcgccacccgggccctccatgctccgcgcagagatagcacttaatcataagccgcgaaagttggttgcaccccccgggttttccatgctccgcgcagaggttgctttaaccgtaagccacgaaagttggtggcaccccccgggtcctccatgctccgtgcagggtgttcctgtcaatcgtaagccgcgaaagttggtcgtgccatccgggccttccatgctccgcgcagaggttcctgacaatcgtaagccgcgaaagttggttgcgccacccgggccctccatgctccgcgcagagatagcacttaatcataagccgcgaaagttggttgcaccccccgggttttccatgctccgcgcagaggttgctttaaccgtaagccacgaaagttggtggcaccccccgggtcctccatgctccgtgcagggtgttcctgtcaatcgtaagccgcgaaagttggtcgtgccatccgggccttccatgctccgcgcagaggttcctgacaatcgtaagccgcgaaagttggttgcgccacccgggccctccatgctccgcgcagagatagcacttaatcataagccgcgaaagttggttgcaccccccgggttttccatgctccgcgcagaggttgctttaaccgtaagccacgaaagttggtggcaccccccgggtcctccatgctccgtgcagggtgttcctgtcaatcgtaagccgcgaaagttggtcgtgccatccgggccttccatgctccgcgcagaggttcctgacaatcgtaagccgcgaaagttggttgcgccacccgggccctccatgctccgcgcagagatagcacttaatcataagccgcgaaagttggttgcaccccccgggttttccatgctccgcgcagaggttgctttaaccgtaagccacgaaagttggtggcaccccccgggtcctccatgctccgtgcagggtgttcctgtcaatcgtaagccgcgaaagttggtcgtgccatccgggccttccatgctccgcgcagaggttcctgacaatcgtaagccgcgaaagttggttgcgccacccgggccctccatgctccgcgcagagatagcacttaatcataagccgcgaaagttggttgcaccccccaggttttccatgctccgcgcagaggttgctttaaccgtaagccacgaaagttggtcacaccccccgggttttccatgctccgtgcagggtgttctttcaatcgtaagccgcgaaagttggttgtgccacccgggccctccatgctccgcgcagagatagcacttaatcataagccgcgaaagttggttgcaccccccgggttttccatgctccgcgcagaggttgctttaaccgtaagccacgaaagttggttacaccccccgggttttccatgctccgtgcagggtgttctttcaatcgtaagccgcgaaagttggttgcacccccccgggtcttccatgctccgcgcagagtgttcaagcttggatgggaagcagcaaaggaatgcatacaaaggagggaagcaaCTGAGGAATACTccaccgtgatttcactgctctgccgtgatttcactgctctactGTGATTTCGCcgctctgccgtgatttcactgctctaccATGATTTCACTGCtttgccgtgatttcactgccctactgtgatttcactgctctgcagtgatcccaatgctcagccaccgtccgtgatcccaatgctcagccaccgtccgtgatcccaatgctcagccaccgtccgtgatctcaatgctcagccaccgtccgtgatttcaatgctctaccgggatctcaatcctttgtcgggatttcaatgctcttccgggatttcaatcgtctgtcgggatttcaatgctcttccgggatttcaatcctctgtcgggatttcaatgctctaccgggatctcaatcctttgtcgggatttcaatgctcttccgggatttcaatcctctgtcaggatttcaatgctctaccgggatttcaatcctctgtcgggatttcaatgctccgCCATGACTTTAATgttctgctctgaaagggcatgtctatgctctgaccgggctgctctgaaagggtatttctctgctctgactgggctggtgtatttctctgctctgaccgggctatTCTGATGGGAATTTCTCTTATCTGATATGTATTTCTCTGTTCTGACGGGCAGTTCTCTGAGCTGATaaacatttctctgctctgatcgtGCTGGGTATTTCTCTGTTCTACTCTACGGGCTACACTATTTTGCGTCTCTGCTCTATGGGCTGTTTTGATCTATTCTAATCGCTGCTCAGCGAGGAATAAGCCGCCTCTTGGGCGTGCCACTGTTATCTATTGGTCTTCTCACGCGCTGGATTTCTTACGCGCTCAACAACAGggtatattgttcagactcgataaatatttatgatgggttttctcacatgatcagagtatcatatttctcaCTTCGACATGGACTTTCCTAtgttattcgggtattcttgcaACGGTCTTCTGATTTATCTAACACAAAGCATTCATATTGCTTATCTatgcaaagtattcaatatggggtattctcagcgctggttttcttatgcgcccaaagaaatggaaattatttatctttgtcaacattcaacaaacaagaaggaaatctaacttggaactacaattccaaagtcaagggaaaaatgcttatctttgctttcttataatattaaaactcttatgtcttcatgatttgcagggattaaggaaaacagcGCAGCGCTGGCTTTAATTatacttcgctggttgaacacgaagaatacccggttcaaccagactaggggggagtggttgatgaggagtgatatgtgcatagTAGGAAAATGGTGtaaaccagagaagtcatcctcgccagaggaatcgcatctgacagagaagtcatcctcgccagaggaggcgtatttaccagagaggtcatcctcgccagaggaggcgtatttgccagagaggtcatcctcgccagaggaggcgtatttgccagagaggtcatcctcgccagaggagtcgtgttTGCCAAagaggtcatcctcgccagaggagtcgtgcttaccagaggagtcacctccGCCAGAAACATCaacatcgccagagaagacgccctcgccagagaagacattttcaccagaggagtcactaaaagcgcggggaggtctcccgcgtaaaaccgaaattactatcttacccttcaatgtcttaaaggggcttaagcccaattatcttagggaatgggcttgaggccctaaggattatttacatgcttataaatagagacttaggAGTGGGTTAGAGGGGGATCATCTCATTattattcattcatctcttgtaaaatgtaattctcttggagtatagtgaaaaaaccccaaaaacaccccgtggacgtaggtcttctcgaccgaatcacgtaaatccggtgtcgtttactacTCGTTTACAGCTTtctagattaggtgttggtttctcgtttcaccagcGGTGAAAAGGGAGGAGCTCGATTTGAAGATCATCAACATGGATACTTCGAAGATGACAGGAGCTCAATTGGCATGGCACACAACCACTTAGTCCAAGAGGTGCTCAAGCGTCAAGGAATCATAtagtttaagattttttttagttatttaaattatgttattttttatttatttaaattatgtaatttttatttttaatgtaatgtttaattttaatttcaatgaaaattaaaCATTTTAACATAGA is a window encoding:
- the LOC130997919 gene encoding uncharacterized protein LOC130997919, with translation MLHQSRGVTPNQNREVPDNRKPRKLVVPSGPSMLRAEVPDNRKPRKLVVPSEPSMLRAEVPDNRKPRKLVAPPGPSMLRAEIALNHKPRKLVAPPGFSMLRAEVALTVSHESWWHPPGPPCSVQGVPVNRKPRKLVVPSGPSMLRAEVPDNRKPRKLVAPPGPSMLRAEIALNHKPRKLVAPPGFSMLRAEVALTVSHESWWHPPGPPCSVQGVPVNRKPRKLVVPSGPSMLRAEVPDNRKPRKLVAPPGPSMLRAEIALNHKPRKLVAPPGFSMLRAEVALTVSHESWWHPPGPPCSVQGVPVNRKPRKLVVPSGPSMLRAEVPDNRKPRKLVAPPGPSMLRAEIALNHKPRKLVAPPGFSMLRAEVALTVSHESWWHPPGPPCSVQGVPVNRKPRKLVVPSGPSMLRAEVPDNRKPRKLVAPPGPSMLRAEIALNHKPRKLVAPPRFSMLRAEVALTVSHESWSHPPGFPCSVQGVLSIVSRESWLCHPGPPCSAQR